A genomic stretch from Algoriphagus halophilus includes:
- a CDS encoding sensor histidine kinase, which yields MDYKVGLLGRIAFLAATLFLLAYTIFDEWGVFMISLFLILVVIQIIFFLKYSESSFKKVRVFLDNIKQDKYTQLYPVKFDGTETDDLHIEFNAILAKLKEDQAEKEAQYQYFRSVFKHLSIGLITYGENGNIQIINTAAKRILDVEELKNISQIEGINKELHLAIQNLRTGGSELIKIAHPDGIMQLSVYVIELLMRGEKFKLVSLQNIQSELEEKEMEAWQNLVKILTHEIMNSIAPISSLAGTIKEEIESKMDDLSQVGPSDMEDYLMGISTIEKRSQGLINFVSDFRSLAHIPTPKFSSIGIAKLFDQLEVLLAHQLESKNITLRKELNPPELILFGDQTQIEQVLINLAQNAIHAVEDAEIKVITFRAFIDEAGKIILEVSDTGKGIEEEALSKIFIPFFTTKKKGSGIGLSLSKQIMRRHKGNIQVRSAIEEGTTFKLIFNG from the coding sequence ATGGATTATAAAGTTGGCTTACTGGGTAGAATTGCCTTTCTAGCCGCTACTCTTTTTCTATTGGCATATACCATTTTCGATGAATGGGGAGTCTTTATGATCTCCCTTTTCTTGATTTTGGTAGTGATACAGATTATTTTCTTCCTAAAATACTCTGAAAGCTCGTTTAAGAAAGTCCGGGTATTCCTGGATAACATCAAACAGGATAAATATACACAACTCTATCCCGTCAAATTTGATGGGACTGAAACTGATGATCTTCACATTGAATTCAATGCCATACTGGCAAAACTAAAAGAGGATCAAGCAGAAAAAGAAGCACAATACCAGTATTTCAGATCTGTGTTCAAACACCTCAGCATCGGCTTGATCACCTATGGAGAAAATGGAAATATTCAAATCATCAATACCGCAGCCAAAAGAATTTTGGATGTAGAAGAGTTAAAAAACATCTCTCAAATAGAAGGAATAAATAAGGAGCTTCATTTAGCAATCCAAAACTTAAGGACTGGAGGCTCCGAATTAATTAAAATTGCCCATCCAGATGGAATCATGCAGTTATCGGTCTATGTGATAGAACTCTTGATGAGAGGTGAAAAATTCAAATTGGTTTCTTTACAAAACATTCAGTCTGAACTCGAAGAGAAAGAAATGGAAGCTTGGCAGAATCTTGTGAAGATTCTTACCCACGAGATCATGAATTCCATAGCTCCGATCTCTTCTTTGGCAGGAACTATCAAAGAAGAAATCGAGTCCAAGATGGATGACCTGAGCCAAGTTGGTCCTTCTGACATGGAGGATTACCTGATGGGAATCAGCACCATTGAAAAACGAAGCCAAGGTTTGATCAATTTTGTCTCTGACTTTAGGAGTTTGGCACATATCCCTACGCCTAAATTCAGCAGTATTGGTATTGCAAAACTATTTGACCAACTCGAAGTCTTGCTTGCACACCAATTAGAGAGCAAAAACATCACCTTACGAAAGGAACTCAATCCGCCTGAATTAATCCTTTTTGGAGATCAGACTCAAATCGAGCAAGTATTGATCAATCTTGCACAAAACGCCATACACGCGGTGGAGGATGCAGAGATCAAAGTGATCACCTTCCGGGCATTTATTGATGAAGCTGGTAAAATCATCTTGGAAGTAAGTGATACCGGAAAAGGAATAGAAGAAGAGGCGCTGAGCAAAATCTTCATTCCATTCTTCACTACCAAAAAGAAAGGTTCAGGAATTGGCTTGAGTTTATCCAAGCAAATCATGCGTAGACACAAAGGCAATATTCAAGTTCGATCTGCGATCGAGGAGGGGACTACATTCAAGCTGATCTTTAACGGGTAA
- a CDS encoding sigma-54-dependent transcriptional regulator, whose amino-acid sequence MENQDLGRILIIDDNEDLLFAAKMLLKKHAKEVSIEKDPRRIPFLINNNSYDVILLDMNFREDTTSGKEGFHWLKQIKEIDPKAVVILITAFGDVEMAVQALKEGATDFILKPWQNEKLLATLSSAVRLKESYNEVEKLNKKQKQLQSDLKKPYSDIIGQSASMKNIFSIIDKVAQTDANILILGENGTGKELIARAIHDRSLRKDEIFVGVDMGAITETLFESELFGHKRGAFTDAKDDRAGRFEVADKGTLFLDEIGNLSMPLQSKLLTVLQKREVTRIGTNKAIPVDIRLICATNMHVHEMVMENTFRQDLLYRINTVEIFLPPLRERQDDIPVLANHFLKNYSQKYRKNFTGFNESAMDLLQRYNWPGNIRELQHAIERAIIMAEGEELDSRDFFFLSAKPSSDKVPANNTLNLDDMERSTIQRAIDKNGGNISKAAKELGLTRASLYRRLEKYGL is encoded by the coding sequence ATGGAAAATCAAGATCTGGGAAGAATACTCATCATTGACGATAACGAAGATTTACTATTTGCAGCAAAAATGCTCTTAAAGAAGCATGCCAAAGAAGTATCCATAGAAAAAGACCCACGAAGAATCCCTTTTTTGATCAACAACAATTCTTATGATGTCATTTTGCTGGACATGAATTTCCGGGAAGATACCACTTCCGGAAAAGAGGGATTTCATTGGTTGAAGCAAATCAAGGAAATTGACCCAAAGGCAGTGGTTATTCTCATTACTGCATTTGGAGATGTGGAAATGGCGGTACAAGCCTTGAAAGAGGGAGCTACGGACTTCATTCTTAAGCCATGGCAAAATGAAAAACTATTGGCTACCTTATCCTCTGCGGTAAGGCTGAAAGAAAGTTACAACGAGGTAGAAAAGCTGAATAAGAAGCAAAAGCAACTTCAGTCTGATTTGAAAAAGCCCTATAGCGACATCATCGGGCAAAGTGCTTCTATGAAAAACATCTTTTCTATTATCGATAAAGTCGCTCAAACCGATGCCAACATATTGATATTGGGAGAAAACGGTACTGGTAAGGAATTGATTGCCCGAGCTATTCACGACCGTTCACTACGTAAAGATGAAATTTTTGTGGGGGTGGATATGGGAGCTATTACTGAAACGCTTTTTGAATCTGAACTATTTGGCCATAAAAGAGGTGCATTTACAGATGCAAAAGACGATAGAGCCGGTAGGTTTGAGGTAGCGGATAAAGGCACCTTGTTCCTGGATGAAATCGGGAATTTATCCATGCCATTACAATCCAAATTACTGACTGTACTACAAAAAAGGGAAGTCACCAGGATAGGTACCAACAAAGCCATCCCGGTAGATATTCGGTTGATTTGCGCTACCAATATGCATGTACATGAAATGGTCATGGAAAACACCTTCCGCCAAGATTTATTGTATAGAATAAATACGGTGGAAATTTTCCTTCCTCCCTTGCGTGAGAGACAAGACGATATTCCTGTCTTGGCAAATCATTTCCTGAAAAACTACAGTCAGAAATACCGTAAAAATTTCACCGGATTCAATGAGTCTGCCATGGATTTACTTCAACGATACAACTGGCCAGGTAATATCCGAGAACTGCAGCATGCCATAGAAAGAGCCATCATCATGGCCGAAGGAGAAGAATTAGACTCCAGAGACTTCTTCTTCCTTTCTGCCAAACCTTCCTCAGATAAGGTTCCTGCAAACAATACTTTGAACCTCGATGATATGGAGAGAAGCACCATTCAGAGAGCAATAGACAAAAATGGAGGAAACATCTCCAAAGCAGCAAAAGAACTGGGCTTAACCCGAGCTTCTCTTTATAGAAGATTAGAAAAATATGGATTATAA
- a CDS encoding glycosyltransferase family 39 protein, translating into MSRNNWFLVGFVLIKILLQYLVIDSGYELHRDEFLHLDQAHHLDWGYISVPPVTSWFSYLIYLLGYTEFWVKFIPAFLGALTIVIVWKTIEGFGGNLFALSLAAIGLIFSALVRLNMLFQPNSFDILAWTFILYSLVNFFKTEKTTWLYWMGVGFGFGFLNKYNVAFLAIGLFIGLLVTPERKIFKNPHLYGGLGVATLIALPNIWWQWTNDFPVIWHMRMLSRYQLVNINRLDFLTDQPTFFIGSLFIIIAGLISFFTQPQFKNYRFLFFTLIATLTVFTYFRAKAYYAIGLYPIYFSFGAIYLSQLLKDGKKRYLKPIALILPIGIFIALAPLIFPISTPKNLKSVYEKHPNLGLTRWEDGETYDIPQDFADMLGWKELAEKVDLAYSKAPKNEYTVIICDNYGQAGAINFYSKTKGLQAVTMNADYVNWIDLSKPIKNVILVREVDDGISEREKSLFERSEPIGSISNPNSREFGTLVHLLIGAKTDVNEILAGEIEEKRAELRE; encoded by the coding sequence ATGAGTCGCAATAATTGGTTCTTAGTTGGATTTGTACTGATCAAAATCTTGCTGCAATATCTCGTGATCGATTCTGGTTATGAACTACACCGCGATGAATTCCTGCATCTGGATCAAGCCCATCACCTGGACTGGGGCTATATTTCTGTTCCACCAGTCACTTCTTGGTTTTCTTATCTGATTTACCTGCTTGGTTACACAGAATTTTGGGTAAAGTTTATTCCCGCCTTTTTGGGTGCTTTGACCATTGTAATTGTTTGGAAAACCATAGAAGGATTTGGAGGTAATCTCTTTGCATTGTCATTAGCTGCCATCGGCTTGATTTTCTCTGCCTTAGTAAGGCTAAACATGCTTTTTCAACCCAATTCCTTCGATATTCTCGCATGGACTTTCATTCTATATTCCTTGGTCAACTTTTTCAAAACAGAAAAAACGACTTGGTTATATTGGATGGGAGTCGGTTTTGGGTTTGGGTTTCTAAATAAATACAATGTTGCTTTTCTCGCCATCGGATTATTCATTGGTTTACTGGTTACTCCCGAAAGAAAAATCTTCAAAAACCCGCATCTTTATGGTGGTCTAGGAGTAGCGACCCTGATTGCATTGCCTAACATTTGGTGGCAATGGACCAATGATTTTCCAGTAATCTGGCATATGCGTATGCTCAGCAGGTATCAATTGGTGAATATAAACCGATTGGATTTTTTAACTGACCAACCCACCTTCTTTATCGGATCTCTATTTATCATCATTGCGGGATTGATTTCATTTTTCACGCAACCGCAATTCAAAAATTATAGATTTCTCTTTTTTACGCTTATAGCTACACTGACGGTATTTACTTATTTCCGAGCAAAGGCATATTATGCCATAGGCCTCTATCCTATTTATTTCTCCTTTGGAGCTATCTACTTATCCCAACTTCTAAAAGACGGGAAGAAACGCTACCTCAAGCCTATTGCCTTAATCCTTCCCATTGGAATCTTTATAGCATTAGCCCCTCTGATCTTTCCAATTAGTACCCCAAAAAACCTCAAATCTGTATATGAGAAGCATCCGAATTTGGGACTGACACGCTGGGAGGATGGAGAAACCTATGATATACCTCAAGATTTTGCCGATATGTTGGGATGGAAAGAATTGGCAGAAAAAGTAGATCTCGCCTATTCCAAAGCTCCTAAGAATGAATATACCGTCATCATCTGTGACAATTATGGACAAGCTGGAGCTATAAACTTTTACAGCAAAACCAAAGGCTTGCAAGCGGTGACGATGAATGCGGATTATGTAAACTGGATCGACCTCAGTAAACCGATCAAAAATGTAATCTTGGTCAGGGAAGTGGATGACGGGATCAGTGAAAGAGAAAAGTCCCTGTTTGAAAGATCAGAGCCGATTGGCAGTATTTCCAACCCTAATTCCCGAGAATTTGGAACGCTTGTCCATCTGCTAATTGGTGCTAAAACCGATGTCAATGAAATTCTGGCTGGTGAAATTGAGGAAAAAAGAGCTGAACTGAGAGAGTAG
- a CDS encoding FKBP-type peptidyl-prolyl cis-trans isomerase: protein MMQAKKGDAVQVHYTGKLKDGSVFDSSVNREPLGFTLGAGQMIQGFDAAVDGMAVGDKKTVTIPAAEAYGEKRDDMMIDVPIEQVPADIKPEVGMQLTLQGQNGQPMPVIVTHVDEQKITLDANHQLAGKDLIFDIELMKIG, encoded by the coding sequence ATCATGCAAGCTAAAAAAGGCGATGCGGTGCAAGTGCACTACACCGGTAAGTTGAAAGATGGAAGTGTTTTTGATTCTTCAGTAAACAGAGAACCTCTAGGTTTCACTCTTGGTGCAGGTCAAATGATTCAAGGATTTGATGCAGCTGTTGATGGAATGGCTGTTGGCGATAAAAAAACTGTGACTATACCTGCAGCTGAGGCCTATGGTGAAAAAAGAGACGATATGATGATCGATGTTCCTATTGAGCAGGTTCCAGCAGACATCAAACCAGAAGTTGGAATGCAATTGACTCTTCAGGGGCAAAATGGTCAGCCAATGCCTGTTATTGTAACTCATGTAGACGAACAAAAAATCACATTGGATGCAAATCACCAGTTGGCTGGGAAGGATTTGATTTTCGACATTGAATTGATGAAAATCGGTTAA